The Lasioglossum baleicum chromosome 5, iyLasBale1, whole genome shotgun sequence genome segment aaaattttttgtgtgggcttctaaattgaaaatttagaaagtacgttttgtagatctattaaacatattctgaaaatgggctacaaacgtttaaagatggtgaaaattgcaatttttcacgattttcggcctgtaaCAGCAATAAATCTAAAGATTCTGACATCTCTCAATGCCTGTCATTTTTACCCGCATCAACCGAGTTCGATAAAGCTTTCACAGTACATataatcgacacagatctacaaaatatactttttaaattttcaataaaggcccacataaaaaagttgaaaatgcaacttttagtattttttctacaattccgatctattgcaatttttcaaaaaatttcttttcacatcccgtagtaaactaattgctcttgctttcgaagaaagttcaaatcgcatggtccaatattaaaaaagttatcgtctctttgcgagtgtcccaatatttttgtgaccgactgtacGTATCCTCCGTGATTAAATAATTTCTGATCGCTACAAAACCAATTGTGAGTGATACATAATAAATCTATTTTGGTTCCGGTAAGTGTTTACAAACtaacaatattaattaaaaatttttcggaATCGTAGTTCCatagaatttttcaaataatataaaataaagtcgaattgattgattgattcctTTAGGATATAATTTAGGAGAATTCTCTGTAACACGCAAATCGATCTCGTAATGTCTCTACCGGGAAGGAGCGATGGCCAATTACATGGAAGGGTGTCGAATTGCGGAGGAACTTTCACTAATTTGTAGAGCAATAACTCAGCTCCTTCTTCAGGATGCTAAGCAGGATCACCGGGGTCACCGCAAACCTCGAATTACAGGATCCATTTCGAATCCTCCTTTCAACGAAATGGTTGACAGCTCGTTCATACGGATTTCGACCGGATTAATAGATTAGACGGTCATTTCCTTCTGGCTGAAGgtctgaaaagaaaaaaagggaaGAGAAGATAAGAGTCTATTCaaaatcaaaaatttttctcgttaatGAAACTGAGATGGATGTCGAAAAATCTCGATTTTGTTTCACTGATTTGTGGAACGAAAACGATCAACTGCAAGATTAGCTGTACACCTTTCGTTTAAACCTTAATGAAACTACTATCATCGATCGATCGAAAGATCGAGcatcaatttttaaggtgtcggtgcaaagaggaagcttcaatcttgAAATCTACGATGGTTTcagtaacaaaaataatttatcgaAGTTTTCACAGAGGTTTGAATGTGTAGCGTTTTCGCAATAAAACGTCGAAAAAGATCTTAGAATAAAATAATCGGTGGATTCTGAAATCAGGATGAATGATCCGGAATGTACATCCAAAGTGAAGAAGTGTAAGTTCGTCGTCTATAACTATAACCACGGAATGAAAAACGATGGGAACGAGCATAGGATCATCACGGATATCCGGAAATGTAGGAAACGGGGCAAAGGTCGGCTTCCTCGAAGAAAAAGCGGTGATCGTGCGTGTGCGTTTCGTCCGAAGATAGAAGAAAGGATGGTCCAGGTGGCTGCAAATGACGCAGAGCCGAACGATTGGCTAAGTGTCTGAGGAAAAGCGAGGGAGGAGGCCGTGGCCAGGCTTGAGGAAGACGCTTTTCGCTTTCGGAAAGCTCCGCCCGATTTTCGGCCCGTCCCAAAACTCCCTCTTCTCCGGCAACACTCTTTTTCTTTCCTCCCTCGCTCCTGTCTCTCCTCTCGCGTGTCACTTAGCGGAGAGTTTTCAAACACAATTAGTTTCGCGTGAGCCTCGTGACCCGGCGCGACATTCCTAATTCTCGAATCATCCCGATTGGCGGTATCGAATCTCTCCATATTACGTCACGATTGCATTGATCGGATCGATAATCGATTTCGCCGAGACAAATAGTTCTAGATCAGTTTCATCGGTTCCGGGGTTGCGAGGAAATTTAGAGGAAGCTCGTGCGTAGGTGTAGGATAATTGTCGATCATGCCACGCAAGCGACGTGCCTCAACACCGACGTTCGACGCCGAAGAAGACGAGTTTGCGTCCGAGGAGAAGTATAGCAGGGACGATTTGGATAACCGTGCGCCGAGGAACGCGGCGAATGCGAGAGAACGAGCTCGGATGAGAGTCCTCAGCAAAGCCTTTTGCAGGCTGAAGACCACTTTGCCCTGGGTCCCAGCCGATACTAAGCTCAGCAAATTGGACACCCTGAGACTCGCAGCGACTTACATCGCTCATCTTCGAGCGGTTCTCAGAGACGACGGGGATGCACACTCCGAGACCACCAGGTCTTTGTCGCTGGCTCTGGTGAGTTCATTTTCGCAACTGACATACTCATTGTTACACACACGAGCTACATAGACATTCGTTTCTTTCTAGCATCATTTTCTAGTACTAGTTCAGCTTGTTTCACAGAATTATTACGTTTTCCAATAATATCGATCATAAACTGTTTTAGCCGAGAAAAGTCTTATTTTAGACTTCGTTGAATCCAGCCTTGTTAAATACTGTAAGGAGAAGCCAAAACGGGTTCATTAACAAAATTAGGCACACGGCAAATGGGCAAATTTTTGCGATCTGTTGGCGATCGTAATTTTACCATTCTTCTGTTATTTctgattttctatttttataaatttagctGTATATAGGGTTAGCtgttaatatacatacatacatacgtacacaCGTACATGCGTACAAATATTGCTCATTTTATCCAATAACATTCTGCTATGCTCCTACGCAATTGGTTATCTGCTTAGACAGTATTATACAATTAGTACGTTCGCTATTAATTTAGTTTATATTGTTGTATACAACGCGAAACGGTTTTTAGAGTTACGTCCGATAATGATTTGACAATAATCAGAACAAGTTATTCTTGGTCAACGACTCTTTTATTCCGTTCGTGTGCAATCGCGATTTTCGGGATCATGATTATGACTTCATGAAATAACAAAGGATCCAGGTGGATCCAGTCGGCGCGTCGCAACGGCAAACGTCGCGTCGTCTTTGCAGACGATGTTCTGTGTTTATGTCTCTCCAGGTGGACCAAATCACTTTCAAAGCTTCCACCCACCCTTTGCACCATTAATTCTAAGTTAGTTCCGTTATTCGAAGAACGATGTCTTATTCCTCGCGCTTTACAAGATGATTGAACTTTCGTCTCTGTCAGATGAATGCTAGTTTCCGTAGAAAAGAATATCTTCTAGCACATTGTCGAATACCACGGTTCCGATTCATTCCAACAGAAACTTGTGCCTCCTTTCATCtagaaaaataaacaataaagaaCGCCAGCAACCACAATTACGAGATCTTTAATTTGTTCTTCGAGTTCGTTCTTCCACTGTTTTTTATTGTCAACTGGATCTATATTGTTGACAAAAACCGTCGCTTTAATTAGGTATGGCTACATGGTGGCCCAGAAGCCACTAGACCATTTGAAAtttgtatataaaatattagatatgaatttttaaaacgTAAAAGGGttatttcactttaaaatgGTCGGCTTTTGAACCGCCCTGTTctgaaaagaattaatattataaaacgAACACACCTATGATAACTTTGGTTTAATACCCACCATTAGACCGTAGATCttcataaaaatgttaattTATAAAAGTTTTCTCGTGTTTTATAAAGTTAAGAGTTTTGTaaacatataaaaattggcAACCTCATGATCATCGTCACGATTCGAAGACGAAAAGGAATCGgatagaaaattgtttcgagggAAGAAGCTCGACGTGTTAATGAACCTTGTTCCACTATTTTCGTTACAGTCGTGGCCATTTGCTCTTCAAGGCAGCAACGCTTCGATGTTGATGAACAACAGTTGCAACGTGTCATCCTCGACAACGCCGAGTCCTAACCAGTACCGTGGTCAGCAAGGAGCACACGAGATCCAGAATTACCATCACCCTGGATATCAGAGCATGTCAACGCGTCACAATCACGAGCCGCAGCTCTCCTATTTCTAATCAGCCCCCTTTCCCCCGTCGATTCATGGTAGTCGAATATTTTTTACGAGCGAAACTAGAAGAACAACGTCGTTCTGTTCGAGAACGAAATGTGCTGTATCTCCCAGTGAAACGACAAGCAGCGAGttctatgtatatttattacgGAGTGCCTTATTAATCGACTATTTATTGACCTACTAATTAGTACTCCTAAGGACGATCGTTATCACGATAACACACTTTATTTTAATCATTGTTGTAACCAAAGTCTAAGAGCTAGTCCAATAAAGTATTTCTACAACTGTAAACCTCCCTTCAATCGATCTTTTATCGTTTATAAAAAGCTGTGTGCAAATGAAAGTTTGTAAGTCTATAAAAAGTCTATCAATCAAAATATAATTTCGCTTAGACTACTCTGTTGCTAGCAGTTCGATCGGAAATTTAGCTAAAATAACATGGTTCACGAAGAGCTTTAAGCTGATTGAACCTTTATGTCAACCCTTGTTTTccagagttatcaaggtcaccttcagttttttataGATATGTAAATTGAGTTACCATATGTAAAGAAGTGTTACACAAAATTTCATTCAAAGAACAAAGTTGTGTtacatttaacatttttttctcgtttTATCATTGAATTTGAACGAAATATGCAATCGAAGAATCTAGaagtattgaaaaattatttcttgtaGCTCTTTTAATGTCGAATGAGTGATTATTATTGATAAAtactggatttttatgcataaatgaTATTTCAGTTGATTTATGTGGAATATTTTCTAAGCGaggcttttttaaaaatatattgcaaTGTTTTTTAGTTGaagtatggaaaatttagatcAGAACTGTtccaaaaatattaattttgcggACACAATGCGAGAGAGATTAGAGTGTTTTTAGAAAAAATTTGTGTGGCTTCCGGTAAGGAAACGGAGGAAGCACGCGGGTAAAGTAAGACGGATAAAGAACGCCAAGTTAAATAAACTGAACGAAGGGTCTTTTTGTGTAAACCtgaaactaaaataatatatctcGTTCCATCTACAAATCGACCGAGGTTTCGGGCGTGTCGTTAAAGGATCCTCATATGTCAATACAAACCATTCTCTCGGCATTCATGAATCATGTGTTTTCCCATATTCTTCTCCACTATTCATACAAATTTTCTAATCGCGTTCTCTTTTTAGCCGCGATAGATAAGTAACCGGTAAATTAATCGATCAATGACTGatattctatgtatatttaGCCATGTTTTGAGATTGATGAACTCATTATTTCTAGCGGttatatatttaaaacaattctATGTGATGAACGTGATCAAATCACGAGTGATCCAAAAATAGCGGTTCACGCCATCCCTAGTACACACGTTTCCATATCACGGAAAGTTAATTATTCGTTTTATGTTGTACATAAAATTTTGTTATGATTAAactacggattttatacatttctgacaaaatcgaggcggtgaaaaaaaagaatttctgGCTATCAATGTGCCATTTTCAGTTTACTACAATTATTAAACAATGaatgtaattttattttcaaaatccgCAGACTGGTTCTGATTTTCATAAACGAACATTATCTCCTTACACTTTTTTGTACATAATTGTTCCCAGAATCGATCTGTGAGAACAGAAATACATATCGCTGCTCCGAAAGTATTATATCATGACGCAACTGTAAAACTTCATATTTTTACTTGTTTTCCGTACTCCTATAACGACAGAACTGTAAAAATTGTGATGCATTTTCAGAAGAACAATGATGTATTTACATGGTACTGGTTACTgtgaggctggtatttattattttataaattgaaataacttaaaagttgcaataataacccacaatgtctaaaactactctcatagaagaattaaaccgaatctatacgccattctattaagacaaattggaattatttttcttttgcttgtcctgtaaaatttcaatttttgcagttgtgtcattatacttccggagcagcgatatgttGAAAAACACAGTAAGATCAAGAATTAGATCAAGAATTTACTGTAAAACATTAGATGGCCAaatggtcaagggagtgcttgtcgacatcgttggcaaaaggaatggttataaacattaaacagctagaaaaaatgaatttatgaATAATTGTTGTCACGGCGATcaacttcttctccgattcacacatTTTGCTCCGCAATTAGTACTAGACATACCTGCGTAATTTACTATAAGTCcgtcgttgtaagaaagggagccagaagcagagcagggcaataatcaactaatatttaaaaatgactaatagtcttcttgaatgttactcatagcaaaatagtcattagtcaaagctttttgattagttagtgataactaaatggcaaatagtcacagctctaacaataagtaatcgttagctattgcttattagtgaattagtagttaatgatcagtagactgcggatctttatgcatttatggcaaaaatgagtaggcacaatttaaagcagtgaacatattaaaaagatttaaagacatcaatgTGTATTGTTTTCAGCTTCATTAGATAATTCATTGAaagaaggaaatttttatttcgctcctctgtctcgcaatcaatgcagacattttttattttgcataaagatccgcagtctaatgatcagtcATGAATCTTTAgacatcagtcactattgtgcgattaacatacattaatattattaattagttatcactaactaatcaaaaagttttgactaatgactattttgctatgactaacattcaagaagactattagtcatttttaaatattagttgactattgccctactctggccagaaggaatattgcattcgttctgtcTCCCTTTGCGGGTCtcttgtgcagcaacctcctcgtggtgagacctgggaaATCGATATTATCCTctatatttgtaagaacttctagtattttataaatagtggataatatcgagctaatgcTGCAAACTTCGAATTTGCGTTGATATTGTATACTAGAATGCAAGACATGCTAGAACAAAATATATAACACTTTCATATGTATATtctctggttctatttaggtagaGAGCGCGAATCCACCGACGGGTATCTTGTCGGTAGcggaacttttagcgatgttggTATTTTAGATCACTGTTAGTTCCACAAAATCCCTGCGTCCACCTCAACTGCTGAATAGCATAGAGGCTGACAGTGTTTAACAACATCTCGTCGGTGTTAAAGGGAAGACCAATTATCATGTACAAATATGTGTTTTTATTATTAACAACAAAGTAAAAATCTGTGTGCCTGAATATCCTACAGCTGATATAGTTGGGCGTGACTTGCAAACCTTAGTCGATAATAATACGGGAATAGATTGTGTGATTAGTCTCTTCTATGTTTCATTTGTAGCCTAAATATTCAAAATCGTTAAATGAACTAAGAACATACGACATACTAGAAGTAAAAACTattacaaaatcaaaattgattaTTTAAAGCGAGCCATTACTTCCGCAATTCATGTTATAATCAGTCATTCTAATTTATTACTTCCGTAATATTCATTTCATGGCATATTACAGTAATTTGTAATGTTAAATTATCATTTGTTAGCTTATGCCCTCTGATGGCAAAACAGAAGAGGTTGAGTTGATAattcagaaaaatatattttcgagAAGTAATAATGATTTCGTTACAATGAGTAAAATGCGAGAAAATTGTTACTGTAAAAATCACGGTTTGATCAGAAttaatatttgtataaataCTTACGTCAATCCGTTTACTATAGAAAACGCGAAACCTAAAGGAAGTACTACCGCGTAACAATTGTTAATCATATATACCTGTATAAATCATCATAATCTAACCTGATTACTCGGTTCTATAATCATCATTCTAAATCGAACGTGAAATTCAACTACCATCGGGAAACTTGTCTATCGATTCTATTGAAATTGTATATCGCATTCTGTACATTCTACTGCCGATTACGTCAGCGCCCCCTCTACCAACGCTTACTCGGTGAGTCTACTTTATTAACACAACTATGCGAGAATGCGAAATATTATATTGGATTTCGAATCCGAATTACGTGTTGAGTAGATTAAGACAGCAAGCTTAATTTTTAGCAACTTTTAACAGGATTGTATTGATTATCAACATTTCAAACTTGGCAGGCTTGTTAACTAATATTTCAAGAATATACCTTAATTttttaaagcaataataataataatcttctTCATAGTTATGGCGGTAATAGTAAAAACGTttgcaataaatttatttgctGGCAAACATGATTTTGACTGTTGTatcatcagtagacagcggattttgtgcatttatgacaaaataatttaaaacattaaaaacatcagaagaattCCAAAtacttttacattatttttaacctattgaacatattaagagagagcATAGATTTATATTcattccggtttgttgcaattcaggtggaattattttgcataaagattcgctgtctaatcATCAGACACAAGAAATGTAGGACACACTTTATCTATAACAATTTAGATGTTGCGCGTGAACTAGAATGAACAAAAGATACtgaaaaaatatcatttttcagTGAAAAATATGTTCAGTGTATGAAGATTTAAAACAAGTAGAAACTTAATTTTAATTCGTGAGTGTTAAGCTTTccaattgatcaaaattttaaaaaatcaatttatcagttatttcacatcacattattttaaactgaaTTAGATAAACTAGATGCTCGTTACTtcaacataaaaatattttttaattcattcaaatataatccttgaaatatctcgaaacaagaaatattgtACATACCTTTACCACTtttataattatgggcacatacatatgtataatgtgttgcgaataaattttaaagatattAAACTGTAAGAAAATGCAAACAGAAATTTACATGTCACTCTCACGAACCATCGAATTTTACAGATTATAGACTAGAAAATCCCCTTACGAGACTGTAAAAGGAATTCGATTTTTTCGAAGGTTCACGGTAGAACGCTCTTGTAATTGTCAGTGAGTCTCAACCGATCGCGTTTCCTCCCACGAATATTTCCGGCTCGGTTGTAATAAAACGCTGGAGGATCAGCGCGCGGGATACGTGAGTAACAGGcgttgaatttcatctttccgCGATAAACCCGCGTTTCCTTTCAAGAATCCCGGACAGTTCGCGGGGAAAGTTTCGCGCACCCCGGAAGTTCGCGACGCCTACACGCGTATTTAAAAGTCAGATGCAACGCGGGCCATGCGTAACGCTGCTGCTTGAAATAACATAAAAGTTCTGGTAACATTGGCGCTCTTCGTACCGTTCCTTTTCCCTCGCCTTTTTTCCCCTCTCTTTTAACCGTCTCCTCCTCGAAACTCCTGTAAACTCGCCGAGAAGTGGAGAGTATGAAATACGTACCCTACCGCCagcttttccttttttctttctctccctgTTCCCGCGATATTACAAGGGAATGAAGCCTTCGCTAAAAGTCGAGATTTAAAGTGGAAATTCTTCTGGTGTCCCTAACTTCGCGACCTAATCATAACCAAATAATCCGCATACACTAACTGCGTTAAATTTTCGGCGGAACATTGTTAACCAAGCTTGAGGAAGTGGAGAAATTTATCGGCACCGGCAAGCTCGTCTTATTTCTCAACTCCTGGGGCAACGAAACAGTAACTTGCCATTAGTTCACGTCTAATTCTTCATTTACACGATAAATTGGTTTGTGGGAGGAAACTCTGTGAAGGAGAATACAGTGCAtacgagaaaaaaattttataaaaaaaaattaaaccgacttcgaaaaagcgcACTAAGAAAATGCACTaagaagtatgaaataatttccatttaattgatgtgaatacacacgaacttaaatacaatgcaatcttttcggaggcggcgcaaaattgaaaatttttgacactggaaattacgaaaatccttaaattcttctacatgctttcacatattaatgtatcttttcttcccaccgacagatttccaagtccaccatattccaatgaaatcataatcagcaacatctgtcatttgcagaattttaaattttgcgccgcgtccgaaaagattgtattgtatttaagttcggaAATTATTTCtaactttttagtgcgttttttcaaagccggtttaatttttttcaataaaatttgtttatttcacactttttagtggaacgagcagaatttctaGAACACCGTTGGATGGTTTTTTGGTCTTATTGGTTACTTGCAATAAAaatcgcaaagaatgaaaaaatgcaaaatttgttttcaagggccCATCGggacatacagatcgaattgagtaatctcctcctttttcgaagtcggttaaaaatcgaACAGTGGTCCCAGATACAAAAACTCGATACGAAGAATAAATTGATTAAGTGCCACGTACGAGAACCGTTGAATAAAGCTCTATTCAATTTGAATGGAGTATTTTTTGCTTTGTAGACTCATCTATGTAACCTTAAATTCCAAGGTCGGAAGATCAACagtatttttattgcatcgtacTTTAATCGTCACACTGTCGAAAAGTGCAAAGGGAACATGAAAAAATTATGgtaaattttatttatgttgtgttttataattagactgcggatctttatgcaaaataaaaaatgtttgcattgattgcaagacacaggagccaaataacaatttcattcttcttttaataatcttattaaggtgaatcTAAAACACTGGTgttcttaaatcttcttaacacctccactgttttaaattgtacgtacccatttttgtcataaatgcataaaatccgcagtcaaaaAGGAGAGCCTGCACAACTGACATGTTAGTCAACGCTCGTTGACAATCAAGGACGTCTAAACAAATTGTCCGATAACCGATGAAAATCATCGAAATGGAAACGTTTCTGTCCAACTCCTGTTTCTCGCAGCCGATGCAGAAGATTTAcgtgttgcataaagatcggcagcgTAATTATAAGGACAGTGATTGCTCGACGTTCGAACATTATCGGGAGCGACTGCATACATCACGATGTCCCGTAAAAATGATCTCGTGTTCGGTGCCGGTATACAATTTCGTCGGGAGGGTTGGTTCAGACCATGTCAGCAAACtttcgggggggggggagggggaaaCAAGTTTCCCGACATTAATTCCGCGTCTCGGTCGATGAATTTTTCATAGAGCGAGCGGTTTCCACGTGGTACTCGATATCCATCATCGAATTGTCTGATAGCTGATTAAATTTCGAGCCGGTTGACCGAGAAATCTGCGAATGTGGGTTAGGTCTGGCAAATGGGCGGCCGGAACCGAACTTGAGGGGGACGTCGTCTATCCCCTGGCCCTCCCCTCTCCGTCGTGTGAAGGTCCGAAAATTAACTGCTTCCGCGTCACGTTTTATCGGCTAGCTATATCAAATTCCAGGTTACAAATGGGGGGTCGACGCGCCAGGGGATATCGTGGCCCCGAGCTGCATTGTACACAGTTTTTTCCTTACGCTGCATGTTTTGCGCTGCCGGAAATAATCAGTTCGATGGCTGGCGTTAAATGGCCCAGTAGTCCGCGCAACGAGACACGACCATTGTGAAATCGATAATATGACGATTTACGGGCTGGATAAATAGCCGATGCCCGGCTGCGTTTATTTAGTAATGAAAAAGGGGTGTAACAAACGTGAAATCAATGTCCACGATAAAAACGATATATTAATACATGAGATACTCCAGTTTGTAAATATCTGCAACCGCGCGTAAATATTGCCGTAATGCTAGAGAATTTTAGAAAATCGCTCGATGTTCTATAAAATATCGATCTTTTtcaccgtcgcgtcgcacagtgaGCTCGATTGAACAATCACGCGACATTTTgcgagaaaatcaattttctaatttttatattttttcaattgatatcgatttctaaatggCTGCCGACcacgaaaatgataaaattaatcaaatacaatagcagttctagttgtgatacacgcatgaagttagacagtttagaaatatcgatttttccTACATTTGGCTGTTCATTCTTAAAGTGTCCTGATAACTGTGATCAACTTCTTGCcctgaatttttttctaaaatgcACACTTTATTGATAAGAAATCatacttttcattgacaattatgatatataacatatttaaaaaaaaaatactgagcaaaatgaaaataatcgttAACAATTTGTATCTTTGACGTGCGCTATCTTTCAGATCCCAGGAGGGCCCACTTTTTAACAAGTAAGGACCTTttcagtgaaccttcctctatataatgtgacaaaaattatttcctagtTCGAGtcattttttaagatattattGTCTGAAGACAACCGCGTCGCGTTATCTTGTCCGCGCTCGGACGCGCACTACGCGCTGAATTCGTCAAGTATACAGCTTCTGAAAGACTGACAGAACTGTGTTGAATAGATTTCCGGCACTTGAAATGTTTATATTTTGCAGTAAATAAGTCAGTCTTTCATCTCTGATATTTTGACTGCGTTGAGTTTgacgaattcttttcgacagTGCATAAGTAACATTGTAACTGTTTACGCTCATCAATCTCATATATATGCTTTATTTTCTTATAATACAATAACTTAACTGAATATTCTACTTTGTATTTCTGTTTATATTTCAATTCCGAGACAATTTCCAatagtaacaaatttttctcaataatgtaaaacttaaacattttatctatttgcattaaatagcgaaaaaatatatatatatatattaaatacattatagaATAAATGATTTATAATACTGGTTAGAATAAttcaattaaagaaattaataaaaacaaatgtgaacaaatgtgaaatatattaagttacaaatcattgagaaggaatatattttgttatatattcagctcaaatttcattgcaatattttcagtggtttaagagttattcaaacatgtcgcgtgcttcttcaatcgtgcccactgtgcgtcgtgtcGAGGCGGTTCACCGCCTTTACGTAAATTACGTTTTTACCGAAATTCGTTCAGATTTTCGAGCAACCACAGTTTAAATATCGCAGTCTCGATGCTCGTTGCATAAGCGTAATTAGAGTCGACTAAGAAGAATCTCTAGGTAAATGAATAGAAAAGTGTAAAATGGTCGGGAGTTGGGTCAAGTTCAAATGCCGAGTTAACTCGTATTTCCCG includes the following:
- the Hlh54f gene encoding basic helix-loop-helix domain-containing transcription factor HLH54F, with product MPRKRRASTPTFDAEEDEFASEEKYSRDDLDNRAPRNAANARERARMRVLSKAFCRLKTTLPWVPADTKLSKLDTLRLAATYIAHLRAVLRDDGDAHSETTRSLSLALSWPFALQGSNASMLMNNSCNVSSSTTPSPNQYRGQQGAHEIQNYHHPGYQSMSTRHNHEPQLSYF